TCTTCTCTTGCTGGCAATTCATCTTCCACAATAATACAATTAATCATCATTTTCATCTCCAAACACTGTAAAGTTTATTTTAGTCCCTTGAACTAACTTTTCTATTTTTAAACCTTCGCCATATAGCAGTTTTAAGCGTTGATGTACATTTTTTAAACCGATATTCTCATTTATCTCTTTGTCTAAACTGTCTATTATTGATTTTTCTATTCCTACTCCATTATCTTCAATGGTAATATTAAGATTTTTTCCACACTTTTTTATGACAATTTTTATAAAGCCACCTTCCCGCTTTTTTAATAGTCCATGTTTTACACTATTTTCTACAAGTGGTTGAATAATTAAACTTGGAATTTTTATATTGTAAATATCATCGTCAATTTCATAGATAATATTCAACTTTTCACCAAATCTTGCTTTTTCAATTCTTAGATAGGAGTTTATTTGTTGTAGCTCTTTTATAAGCTCTACATTCGACAGTCCATTATTCAAGTTATATCTTAAGTAATTAGATAAATCTATTATAAAATCTCTTGCTTTTTCTGGCTTAGTTCTAATATATGAAGCAAGTGTATTTAGAGCATTAAATAAAAAATGTGGGTTAATCTGAGATTGTAGAGCTTTTAATTCAGAGTATTTCACAAGAGATAGCAATTTTTCAATTTTTGAAATTTCCATCTGTGTAGATATTAAATTAGAAAGACCTATAATTAAGTATCTATTTTTTTCTGTTATTTTTTCAGCTGTATCAAAAAATATTTTTAAAGTCCCTGAGATAATATTTTTTTCATGTAAGGGCAATATGATACAAGATTTTATATTATCTGAAATGTAAGAGAAATCTTCAATATTTTCATCTTTATCATTAGATACAACTAAAATTTCACCGGTTTTAAGAACTTTTTTTGTATTTTCGCTTCTTATATGAGAATACACAGCTTGGTTTTTTTCAGCAGAAAAGCTGGCAATAACCTTTTCTCTATCAGTTATAACTGTTGCTTTTGCACCTAGAGAAAGAGCAATTATATTGCAGACCTTATTTAAGGAATTAGATTCTAAAGACTCTAAATTTCTAAAGTAAGGTAGAGTTTGATTTGCTATATCTAA
The DNA window shown above is from Fusobacterium russii ATCC 25533 and carries:
- a CDS encoding histidine kinase, whose protein sequence is MASPYVGIIAGFSSAIHRIYISNGLGTSIPCAIATCAGGLLSAIFYYKTNLKNKIYYGFCLGLIIENLSMFLILIMSKDYLWAKNIVSNIYVPMVFTNAIGISILILIVQDIIEENELSAGKQAKLALDIANQTLPYFRNLESLESNSLNKVCNIIALSLGAKATVITDREKVIASFSAEKNQAVYSHIRSENTKKVLKTGEILVVSNDKDENIEDFSYISDNIKSCIILPLHEKNIISGTLKIFFDTAEKITEKNRYLIIGLSNLISTQMEISKIEKLLSLVKYSELKALQSQINPHFLFNALNTLASYIRTKPEKARDFIIDLSNYLRYNLNNGLSNVELIKELQQINSYLRIEKARFGEKLNIIYEIDDDIYNIKIPSLIIQPLVENSVKHGLLKKREGGFIKIVIKKCGKNLNITIEDNGVGIEKSIIDSLDKEINENIGLKNVHQRLKLLYGEGLKIEKLVQGTKINFTVFGDENDD